The Rosa rugosa chromosome 3, drRosRugo1.1, whole genome shotgun sequence sequence GTTCTGGTTGATGCATGCATTGTTATAAGGGCTACCAGCAATCCCAGCAGCCAATTTTTCCTCATTGCCCTGTCCTGAAGAGCTTAACTGGCTTAACTGATCAGTTGAAAGATCAGGTTCTAACTTCGTTTTGTCAGTGTTAACTCCAACTGGTGTCTGACTTCCAAACTTAGCTGTGGTGTTCAACTGGGAAGGGTTTTGACTCTGCAGAGACATACCTTCAGAACAGTAAACCAGATTCTTTTGGTTCATTTTCGCCTGCATGGCCTGCATATCTTCTAGTGGACCTCCATTAGCAGCCGATTCCTGTTGTAGAGCAGATAATGTTCCAGCCTGGCTAACTTGAGGTTTTAGTAGCATATTAACTAGCTGTTCTGAACATAGATTTGACATCGGATAAGGAAAAGAGTTCATGTTTCCAATCTCAGGAACCCGGATAAAAGGTCTTTTAATCATATTGGCCCACTCAGTTTCTGCACCTGATAGCAAGAGAAGTCATAAGAAACACATTTAACAAACTTAGCCGCTGGAAAACAAACCAAAGAACACTTACCCAAGTATCCAGAGTGAAATGGACGTTTAAGACTCGAAGTCAGGGAAGGAAATATGAAAAGACTTTCAGGAGTCTCAACTTCCCATGAGCTGACCCTATTCTGTTTATCGCAACACCCCGGCTCGTCCCACTCTACCTGTTAATAGCGAAAGCCTTTAAGAATCAACTGTAGAACTACCAAAGCCCAGAAACAAAACCATTATTCTACTGTTCATACTTGATATGAACACAAAAGCAAAAGGAGTTGGCAAAATCCAAAATTGTTTCAATCTACCTGAAGATTTCGCCACTTGGAACCAGGCCATCTCAGTGGATCGAAATCACTAATATTAACTATTGTACCCATGTATCTGCACAATTTAAAGAAGGTTAACCACTGGCTTTTGCATAATCAAGCAAATGAGCACTCCACTATAACATTTATAATGATGTATCAAGCAGAAAAAATTGATTAAATGTAGACCTTACCTACGCTTGCCGGACTCCTCTGTCTCAAACATCATTCCAAACCTCATGCCAACAGACAGTTGGGTCCCATATAGAGCCTTTTGGAATTTGACCAAAGGTATAACAAATTCTGAAGGACATGCCCTACAATTGAGTAGAAATGGTAGTGCCATCAAGTAAAGATACCCAAAAGAATATTATAACTATAACTAGCTGAAAGAACACCCATGATCCAAACCTTGGATTGTAGAATATAGTGAATGGACTTCGATTAGCAGCAGCATGAGCTGCAGCAGCAAGGACACCGATATGCATGCTATCAGCAGATAGAACTGAGGATGGTAATGTGGTCTGCTGACGATTTGCTCGCCTTACGCCAACCAATAGCTGTGACTTCTCATCCCTAGTAATAGTAACAATAATATATACAATAAAGAACAGTAGTAACTCATTGCATCATAATCCAATGCATGATGTGTTGTTTATCAGGCATTCTAAAGAAAAACTTGGTCATGAAAAAAGTAGAGATTCTAAACATATTGAAAAAGACTACATCTCATATTATTTAGCAAGCTTAAACCAAGATTAGGATGAACTTTATGTTACTCAGATTTGTAACTTTAAAGCATTATGACTAAGAACCTTCTCGCAGCTGAGTCGATTTATCTTGCTCAAAAGCTAGTGAATTTTATAGCTATATTGATTCCTCCTCAAATTTAGCAACAGACTCCAAAAGAAAGcttttttagtaaaatctgtGAGAAGCTCTTAGAGCATGCTGTTTGCATAAGCAGGCATTTTACCCTGTCATGCTAATGGTTTTATGCCAGGCTCTTTTTGTCCATAAAACGTTGAGGCCAACTTAGTTCACAACAATACTGCAAGCATGTCACTACTATGTACCTGATAAATAGCACAGAATCGCCTGCTCTAAGCCTCTTTGTGCCAACAAACAAACTCCAACCAGTTGTGAGAAGGTGGCGCTTCGGTTGGCCTACGTGCAAGGACAGAAATAGGATATGCTCAAGAAAAATGTAATAATAATCTGGCAGATGCATTCCACCAACTAAGTTGAAATCTAATTGTTAATGAAATCAAAAGATGAAAGCAACTATCTAAAGCACTCTCACCGCGGTAAATGTGGCGAAATGTCCAGGTATTATCATGCAAGTCTCGGACAACAAGTTCTTGGGTTGGCGGTTGCATTGTGAAATCCTGGCAAAAGTTACGACCAAAATGTAAAATACACATGATCCTCTGTTTCAATAGAGCATGAAAAGGTGTCCTATTGGCAAAAAAAGAggggaaggaaaagaaaaaaaaaaggaactcaCCAAGGGAGGAAAGAGCTTTTCTGCTGCCCTCCGCGGCACAGAGAAACCACCATGTGTGCTTGTATCACTTGCAGTCAAAATTTTGCAGAAAAACTCACTTGGATGCTTGCTAGGCTTCAGTCCAAAGTCTGGTACAgggaaaacatctttttcctgATCCAATGATGAAGTAGTAGTTGGAAGATGCTCAATCAAACATTTGCACAACTAAATCGCTAACAATAGCGTGAAATGTAATAAGTTCAAGGCACGTATAAAAGTAACAAAGCTTACAGAATTGACTGGTTTAAGACACATTTGTGTGAAGATCTCATCGGTTTCTTTGTCTGCCTATAGAAACATAAACGGAGGGTTAAACACAGAAGCTCTTACAGAAGTTGATGATGGCATGTTCATCCCAAAAACAAGTGTGAATTGACCAAAGACAACATACGTGTAGCGTAACATTTTGAACTTGGCATAGCAACTGAGACGGGAGATTCGGATAGTTGGGAATTTGCGAGGTTGCCATTCTCTTTGTGGAAACTGCCACCTGCATTTTCATGAGAAGCACTCATCAGTTTTCTCAAACATGATGGAATGAACAGAAGCAGATCAACTTCGACACTGCGAAAAATATGAAGAATACTCCCACAGAACTGGAAAGTACAAAGAACACTACTAATACTACTTCTCTGTTGCTTCTTTTATTATGTCTTCACATAACCCCTCTACGGATTCACTTGGAACACCTCTAACTTAATTCAACACTCATCTGCTGAGACAAAACTGATGATGAATCTAACCTGCTCGCTGTGGCCCTGAGGGAAGTAATAAGCAAGACTCCCCACTTGAGGCAAACAAACAAGGGGGCCGGCGCAGGCATGCCATAACTCGGAATTTATGGCCTTCCGGGACCCTGAAAATAAATAAGACCATATAGAATGAGGCACAATATTTAATAACTTGTGCTAAAAATTAACAAATACACACCTTAATTAACAACATCGGCTTCAATATTCAATTCTCATCAACCTCAAACAATACCACCCAAATTCAAAAATTGaagtaagaagaaaaagaaaaaaagcaacGTAGGAAGGGAACAAATTAACAAACCAGAATGATCCTGCAGTTCTTTTAACAACTTCATCTCCTCAAGTATACTAGACTGTGCTCCACTAAGCAACCCTCCTCCAATTCTCATCTTCTCTTCCATTATGACGTGTTCTGAACCAAAAGAACTCACCTTTCACATCTTCAATGCAAAACCCAGaacccaaataaaaaaaagccGGTCACTTCCGACCAAGAAacctctcatttttttttccccgcTAAAAACTCCAAAACCTCCTCTGACTGACCCAGCTCAGCTTGTCTCATATTCCTTCAAATTTTACTACTGACCAATTTCTGAGAATCCTATAAAACAaacaatccaatccaatccaatccaaatcTAACAACACAATGCAGCAGGGGGAGGACACAAAAAGCAGAAGCCCTTAGAGTCCAACCAAAACCAAGGAACAGAACCTGCACAAAGGCTCTTTTTTTCCCAAGTAGGGTTGCTTCTCCTCTGGCTTTGGCTCTCCTCTGGCTTTGGCTCTGCCCATCAGTGATTTGCATCAAAGGCACGCGGACCAAAGCATGAGCTCTCAATCGAGTACTTGTTTTTACTCTTGAAAAGAACCAGACCTTTCAATGAACccccaccttttttttttttttttttttttacacaaagAACCAGAACtctaaaactctctctctctctctctatatctaACAAAGTGTAGTCTCTCTCTGCGCTTTGAAACTGGAAAAAAGAGTGTGCATGCTCCAATCCTACGCACACACTTTCTGTATAGGGGGGTGATTCCGTTGCAGCTTTAAACTGTTTCGGAATATTATTTATgacaaaattcttttttttttttcaacaatgTAATAAAGAAATCTGAAAGCAAAAGCAGAGCAGAACCAACTGAACACGAAAACAGTCCAGTACAGTGAGCTACCTCCAAGAAAATGAATCAAATAACAAATTTTCATGACAAAAGATCCATGAGAGATTTTAATACACATAAATATTAAATAACAAAACTTCGGCGATACGAGAAGGAAAAAGTAATTGAAATATGTGTGTAAAATTTAAAGCCAGATGTTGGATATCTTTAAAAAATAGCAAAAATCcgtaaacaaaaacaaaatgaaacaaaaaaaaacagagagatttTTAAAGAATGTCATGCATTTAAAATTTGCACGTGGATTACGAGGATTTGCAGGGTCCTATTCTCAGTCACTTTTCCACAGCTACTACTACCATCTTCACCTATCTCTAATCTCCTTCttattttatattatttatttatttacgagAATAAAGAAAAGCTACTTTCCGAGGCTACTGTTATTGCGTCTGATGTTTTGACTGATCGTCCACGCGTGCCGTTCACGACAAAAATGAAACGGAGGAGGCGCACGTTAACGGGTTTGACACGTGTCATATTCTTGTCTGATCCGTCGCGGCGCCGTTTCTCCGTTTCACACGTCTATTCTTCCATTTTCACGGCTTTAGTCTCATCCGGATCCTCCCTAAGATTTCCACGAgtatgatttttttattttttttttatcaaaccaCGAGTATGATTTTGATAAACAAATACATGATACACTCTTAATATGGAAATcttataataaataaataaaatctttATAAAAGAATACACTTGATAtgaaaattttataaattaaTATTGATAAATTTGAATGGAGACTTATCTTAGTTAGAGTCACATAAAAAAATTAGATGATAAAGATAAATAATTGTATTGGTTAATTTAATTATACCAAAACATTTTACATGAAAGATGATAGTCATAGTTTGATTATCGTGGTAAACTATTTATGTGTACAGTATTTCGTTGCATGGAGTTCAGATATTTGTAATTGATAAGCATGTGGGAGAACATTACAAGAAAATATATGTTCTAATCTATACTTAGAGAACAAATATTCTAACGAACCGTAATACGGTTAAGATCTATAAGAGGAATATAATGTTTTAACAAATTATTTGCATGAAGTTTAAGAAGTTCATGTCATCTCTTTATAAATTGAGTCCTGGGTAGCAATTAAGAGTGGGGAAAATCATTCATAAGTAGTTTAAACGTGATActataaattaaaaataaacatAGATAACATTCATCATTTCCAAATATAAAATTTATATATCTACTCATCACTTAAAACAACTCAATTAAAAATTTACGTTTTAAACATGCCCTATGTTAATATTTTTGGCCTCCCTCATTAAATGAATTTGTCAACTTACCCTAAGAGGAAGCCATAAGTTGGAAGAAGGCACCGTCACTAATCCATTGATCCCAAAATGCATGTATATTTGTACATTCTGGTACATCCCGTTTTATATAGAGTCGAGTTTACTTTGGATTTTATGATTATAAAGGGGGATTGGTCCACATCACTTATAATTTTATCTTTATGAGTATCAGACTTTAAAATGGCAATTGATATGTATATTTGGACAGACTTATACTACATACTTTGGACTTTTGGAGGATCCACTAAGAAAAAGGGGGTGTCACGTTTCCATATTAGGTGGCTCATGCCGAATACATGATCATGATTTAAGACCTATAATATCCACTAGTCATTTTTTACGAGAGCaataaatttaaaaagaaaaaattctatAAAAATTTAAACTTACTTAAATGAAAATATCGGTAATAATAAAAGGGAAATAATTCATACAAATAATTACAGACTGAATATCATAACTTAGAGCTGTAATGAAATCAACTACAAAATTAGCCTCTCCATAAAGAGAAATTCTTACATGGAGAAAACGTACTACGTAGCGGTGGGGTAGCCCAATCAAAACTTAGAAAATTTTAAGTGTGTTCTGAATTTATCCttagttattaaaaaaatatatccaaAACACCTCCTTACATGTTCACTGATTAGGCAGCCCTACCCATTACGTGGTACGTTTGCCCTACGTAAGCGGTAAGAATATCTCCTCGATAAATatcttcaaacaaacagtctcCATGACCCGCATTAA is a genomic window containing:
- the LOC133736739 gene encoding auxin response factor 5 isoform X2, with the translated sequence MEEKMRIGGGLLSGAQSSILEEMKLLKELQDHSGSRKAINSELWHACAGPLVCLPQVGSLAYYFPQGHSEQVAVSTKRMATSQIPNYPNLPSQLLCQVQNVTLHADKETDEIFTQMCLKPVNSEKDVFPVPDFGLKPSKHPSEFFCKILTASDTSTHGGFSVPRRAAEKLFPPLDFTMQPPTQELVVRDLHDNTWTFRHIYRGQPKRHLLTTGWSLFVGTKRLRAGDSVLFIRDEKSQLLVGVRRANRQQTTLPSSVLSADSMHIGVLAAAAHAAANRSPFTIFYNPRACPSEFVIPLVKFQKALYGTQLSVGMRFGMMFETEESGKRRYMGTIVNISDFDPLRWPGSKWRNLQVEWDEPGCCDKQNRVSSWEVETPESLFIFPSLTSSLKRPFHSGYLETEWANMIKRPFIRVPEIGNMNSFPYPMSNLCSEQLVNMLLKPQVSQAGTLSALQQESAANGGPLEDMQAMQAKMNQKNLVYCSEGMSLQSQNPSQLNTTAKFGSQTPVGVNTDKTKLEPDLSTDQLSQLSSSGQGNEEKLAAGIAGSPYNNACINQNQGQLQASPRPMQQPMESLLYHSQQTDLPQSDFNSANGSLPSLDNDECMFYQPFAGILRSPGPLSAYGLQDSPSVLTEANNFSPTSMGQEMWDNSLSRLLPQVDQLTSSHQVPSAFNSIPNSGSLRDLSDESNNQSGVYGCPSVDVGTGVSNIVADPSVTSTIMDEFSKLKHADFQNPSECLVGNLSSSQDLQSQITSASLGDSHALSRQELADNSGGTSSSNVDLDESSLLQNSWHQVVPPVRTYTKVQKAGSVGRSIDVTSYTNYEELCSAIECMFGLEGLLNDPRGSGWKLVYVDYENDVLLVGDDPWEEFVGCVRCIRILSPTEVQQMSEEGMKLLNSAAALQGMNTTVS
- the LOC133736739 gene encoding auxin response factor 5 isoform X1, translated to MEEKMRIGGGLLSGAQSSILEEMKLLKELQDHSGSRKAINSELWHACAGPLVCLPQVGSLAYYFPQGHSEQVAVSTKRMATSQIPNYPNLPSQLLCQVQNVTLHADKETDEIFTQMCLKPVNSEKDVFPVPDFGLKPSKHPSEFFCKILTASDTSTHGGFSVPRRAAEKLFPPLDFTMQPPTQELVVRDLHDNTWTFRHIYRGQPKRHLLTTGWSLFVGTKRLRAGDSVLFIRDEKSQLLVGVRRANRQQTTLPSSVLSADSMHIGVLAAAAHAAANRSPFTIFYNPRACPSEFVIPLVKFQKALYGTQLSVGMRFGMMFETEESGKRRYMGTIVNISDFDPLRWPGSKWRNLQVEWDEPGCCDKQNRVSSWEVETPESLFIFPSLTSSLKRPFHSGYLGAETEWANMIKRPFIRVPEIGNMNSFPYPMSNLCSEQLVNMLLKPQVSQAGTLSALQQESAANGGPLEDMQAMQAKMNQKNLVYCSEGMSLQSQNPSQLNTTAKFGSQTPVGVNTDKTKLEPDLSTDQLSQLSSSGQGNEEKLAAGIAGSPYNNACINQNQGQLQASPRPMQQPMESLLYHSQQTDLPQSDFNSANGSLPSLDNDECMFYQPFAGILRSPGPLSAYGLQDSPSVLTEANNFSPTSMGQEMWDNSLSRLLPQVDQLTSSHQVPSAFNSIPNSGSLRDLSDESNNQSGVYGCPSVDVGTGVSNIVADPSVTSTIMDEFSKLKHADFQNPSECLVGNLSSSQDLQSQITSASLGDSHALSRQELADNSGGTSSSNVDLDESSLLQNSWHQVVPPVRTYTKVQKAGSVGRSIDVTSYTNYEELCSAIECMFGLEGLLNDPRGSGWKLVYVDYENDVLLVGDDPWEEFVGCVRCIRILSPTEVQQMSEEGMKLLNSAAALQGMNTTVS